The following coding sequences are from one Stigmatopora nigra isolate UIUO_SnigA chromosome 12, RoL_Snig_1.1, whole genome shotgun sequence window:
- the sertad2b gene encoding SERTA domain-containing protein 2b, which produces MFSKGAKRKVDEYEEVLEGKTLEAGGGLGLCPEGLSKVSYTLQRQTIFNISLMKLYSQRPLSEPSLERRVLINNMLRRIQDELKQEGSLRPLLLPPSPPPDDPMDEGFREAPPSFGVLSATVTAPAAPPSALLMPAIIPPPSPHPSAHPNCLPPPDACLTPASLLEEDGSDSSFSASSPPTPPLSPPSLHSQMSANISSSNSLSGLDLRPVTARSRTPAAISMTVTTSLAPTTFSQPPHLAALSPALPGLVKDCRSSGPKSEAVSLVESCPTEHRPMDTPTGAPLAAPVEMYPTHSPVSTPSGFLTDLALDDVLFADIDTSMYDFDPCVTAGAVGVTAGTSLAKISPIVTADDVLKSLASPYNGPATQVSANQPFKIDLTELDHIMEVLVGS; this is translated from the coding sequence ATGTTCAGTAAAGGTGCCAAGCGAAAAGTGGACGAGTATGAAGAGGTGTTGGAAGGCAAAACGCTGGAGGCGGGAGGTGGGCTAGGCCTGTGTCCCGAAGGCCTGTCCAAGGTGTCGTACACCCTTCAGAGGCAGACCATCTTCAACATCTCCCTAATGAAGCTGTACAGCCAGCGTCCGCTCAGCGAGCCCAGTCTGGAGCGCCGCGTGCTCATCAACAACATGCTGCGGCGTATCCAGGACGAGCTAAAGCAAGAAGGCTCATTGCGGCCGCTGCTCCTGCCGCCCTCGCCTCCCCCCGACGATCCCATGGATGAGGGCTTCCGTGAAGCCCCGCCTTCCTTCGGGGTCCTCTCCGCTACCGTCACAGCTCCGGCGGCTCCTCCTTCCGCTCTGCTGATGCCGGCGATCATTCCTCCGCCTTCGCCGCACCCCTCGGCGCATCCCAACTGCCTGCCCCCGCCGGACGCCTGCCTCACTCCGGCTTCGCTGTTGGAGGAGGATGGTTCGGATTCCTCATTTAGCGCGTCATCTCCGCCCACTCCCCCTCTGTCGCCTCCCTCGTTACACAGTCAGATGTCCGCCAACATCTCTTCGTCCAATAGCCTGAGCGGCCTGGATTTGCGTCCCGTGACAGCCAGAAGCAGGACGCCGGCAGCCATTTCTATGACGGTAACTACCTCCCTGGCTCCCACCACGTTCAGCCAACCCCCCCACTTAGCGGCCTTGTCCCCCGCACTTCCGGGCCTGGTGAAAGACTGCAGAAGTTCCGGCCCTAAAAGTGAAGCAGTCTCCCTTGTGGAAAGCTGCCCCACGGAGCATCGACCTATGGACACCCCCACCGGGGCGCCACTAGCCGCCCCGGTGGAAATGTACCCCACTCATTCCCCAGTTTCCACGCCCTCCGGCTTTCTCACCGACCTGGCACTGGACGACGTCCTTTTTGCCGACATAGACACGTCCATGTACGATTTCGATCCCTGCGTGACGGCGGGGGCCGTTGGCGTGACGGCCGGCACCAGCCTGGCAAAGATATCGCCGATCGTGACGGCAGACGATGTGCTCAAATCACTGGCCTCTCCGTATAACGGCCCTGCCACTCAAGTTTCAGCAAATCAGCCTTTTAAAATTGATCTGACAGAACTGGATCATATCATGGAAGTACTGGTTGGTTCATGA